One segment of Theobroma cacao cultivar B97-61/B2 chromosome 9, Criollo_cocoa_genome_V2, whole genome shotgun sequence DNA contains the following:
- the LOC18587572 gene encoding ribosomal RNA small subunit methyltransferase H: MAHFIPGCICLIEMMIDLGLESMAAKAKQMMLMMLSSSFSFSVSSLSAPASVSAVRHPTKSCALVRSACRSISTDTSKKKKKKKEKGNWNAKALEKEKRRTRSLRDCDIEIEEKEEDDSSSTSVMMQQTQTQTHVPVMLGEVLDVFSSNSKPLCSFVDCTLGAGGHASAIIQAHPELKLFIGMDVDPLALHMACSRIRSLSHSHPHPHFQAFTFLDNFRHIKSLLRQVVHPDIFSSGVDGILMDLGMSSMQVNNPERGFSVLANGPLDMRMDPQASLKAEDILNSWPDIEVGRILRDYGEESNWWLLQNKIIQARLQGGLHSTGELVDVIRSVNPRTRGGRQGWVKTATRVFQALRIAVNDELKTLEDSLYACFDCLAPGGRLAVISFHSLEDRIVKQTFLKIIDCCMESGDGSEDIGDLRKVKSDNNQNEAWIRQTIQGWNGTILTKRPLTPSEKEEGLNRRCRSAKLRVIQKVRR; the protein is encoded by the exons ATGGCTCACTTTATCCCTGGCTGCATTTGCTTGATCGAGATGATGATAGATCTGGGTTTAGAATCGATGGCGGCAAAGGCAAAGCAAATGATGCTGATGATGTtgtcttcttccttttctttttctgtttcaTCACTTTCGGCACCGGCATCGGTATCAGCGGTCCGTCATCCCACAAAATCCTGTGCTCTCGTGAGATCTGCTTGTAGAAGCATCTCTACTGATACAagtaagaagaagaagaagaagaaagaaaagggcaATTGGAATGCAAAGGCGttggagaaagaaaagagaaggacCCGTTCACTCAGGGATTGCGATATTGAGATTGAGGAGAAGGAGGAGGATGATTCTTCTTCTACTTCAGTGATGATGCAGCAGACCCAGACCCAGACCCACGTTCCCGTTATGTTGGGTGAAGTGCTTGATGTCTTCTCTTCAAATTCAAAGCCTCTCTGCTCTTTTGTGGACTGTACTCTTGGAGCTGGTGGTCATGCTTCCGCG ATAATCCAGGCCCACCCTGAACTCAAGCTTTTCATTGGAATGGATGTGGATCCTCTTGCACTCCATATGGCTTGTTCTCGCATCCGTTCTCTTTCCCACTCTCATCCTCATCCTCACTTCCAAGCTTTCACATTTCTGGACAATTTCAGACACATCAAATCCCTTCTCAGGCAGGTTGTCCACCCCGACATCTTCTCTTCGGGAGTCGATGGCATCTTAATGGACTTAGGAATGTCATCCATGCAG GTCAACAATCCCGAGCGAGGTTTCAGTGTGCTTGCTAATGGACCTCTTGATATGCGCATGGATCCTCAG GCTAGTCTGAAAGCAGAAGACATATTAAATTCTTGGCCAGACATTGAAGTGGGAAGAATCCTTCGGGATTATGGAGAAGAAAGCAATTGGTGGTTGCTTCAAAATAAGATAATTCAGGCCCGCCTACAAGGTGGATTGCATTCCACTGGTGAACTGGTTGATGTTATTCGGAGTGTGAATCCTAGAACGAGAG GAGGCAGGCAAGGTTGGGTAAAGACAGCAACACGAGTGTTTCAAGCCCTAAGAATCGCTGTCAATGATGAACTCAAGACACTGGAGGACTCCTTGTATGCTTGTTTTGATTGCCTTGCTCCTGGGGGTAGGCTTGCTGTCATTTCTTTCCACAGTTTGGAGGACAGAATTGTGAAACAAACATTTCTTAAAATCATTGATTGCTGCATGGAAAGTGGGGATGGTAGTGAGGATATAGGAGATTTGAGAAAGGTGAAAAGTGacaataatcaaaatgaaGCATGGATTCGACAGACAATACAAGGTTGGAATGGAACAATACTTACCAAGAGGCCATTAACACCATCTGAAAAGGAAGAAGGGCTCAACCGTCGGTGTAGAAGTGCTAAGCtaagggtaattcagaaggTGCGTAGATAG
- the LOC18587573 gene encoding ubiquitin carboxyl-terminal hydrolase 26 isoform X1 — MSRPTTRSKNKRHRQVENDDTTSEILRKIHATGQINDDDVFQLYMITKPVCQGCRVNTKDNPNCFCGLIPPPNGSRKTGLWQKMSDIVQAFGPDPFKDLRASAYSPAGLTNLGATCYANSILQCLYMNKSFRQGVFSVEPDILEQHPVLDQLARLFAQLHASKMAFIDSAPFIKTLELDNGVQQDSHEFLTLLFSLLERCLSHSKVTKARTIVQDLFRGSVSHVTTCSKCGKDSEASSKMEDFYEVELNVKGLKTLDESLNDYLSVEELHGDNQYFCESCNTRVDASRSIKLRTLPDVLNFQLKRYDFLQKTTTKKKISSLFSFPGELDMRGRLSEPSQVELIYDLSAVLIHKGTAANSGHYIAHIKDENTGLWWEFDDEHVSNLGHHPFGEGSSTSNTKSIRTEPVVYSSCIGVDGTANGNHLDQIQQQHAESSIGSHAEIFSSTDAYMIMYNLRCNKKNDMRGCTMYSANCMELEGDVVFLHDGISLPSHLFQEIKDLNSSYDDACEQYKLKKERELEHITARRQEVRSVLSEAPVHSVEEPFYWISTDWLRQWADNITPPVLNNTSIQCFHGKVPVSKVGFVKRLSAKAWMKLFSKYNGGPALAKADYCMECLIDVARTVVCADSYRDRRKLMKEIADNVLLGKCVDGTYYVSKAWLQQWVKRKTLDAPSEADAGPTMSITCPHGHLMPEQAAGAKRLLVPEKLWLFFYEDAITIKPDEPSGCSTFPFDFQECPECSNALSEVACLEDSIRAVKLKQRQNHEKLATGKSIPLSLNCKYYLVPSTWLSKWRSYITASGKNISSMEPEILDGIINLLKCEKHLRLLERPPKVVYKRGSYFQKSSTTDRLTIITENDWKCFCEEWGGTKEDGISAVIELSSTDNLAGCCEDMPISVQQLDLPNEVNNEVESRQVVIRTCPEACEECIGERESCELMQKLNYADEEIYVYLVRGKEAPKSILQASEYSEPDRRTSKRSRRTNNGNLLNLKVSASTSIYQLKMMIWESLGVVKENQILHKGSRIIDQEMATLADMNIFPGDRLWVKDSEIHEDRDIADELSDQKMNVDNIEEGFRGTLLTANISSQVV, encoded by the exons ATGAGCCGACCAACAACCCgtagtaaaaataaaaggcATAGACAAGTGGAGAATGATGATACCACTTCTGAAATATTAAG GAAAATTCATGCAACGGGTCAaataaatgatgatgatgtattTCAGCTGTACATGATCACAAAGCCAGTTTGTCAAGGATGTCGCGTGAATACTAAAGACAACCCTAATTGTTTTTGTGGGTTAATTCCACCTCCAAATGGAAGTCGGAAAACTGGCTTATGGCAGAAAATGTCAGATATTGTCCAAGCCTTTGGTCCAGATCCATTTAAAGATCTCCGTGCTTCTGCTTACTCACCTGCAGGTCTCACGAATCTGGGTGCAACATGTTATGCTAACAGCATTCTACAGTGCCTGTACATGAATAAATCATTTCGACAAGGTGTTTTCTCTGTTGAACCTGATATTTTGGAGCAACATCCTGTCTTGGATCAACTTGCCCGACTTTTTGCACAATTGCATGCTAGTAAAATGGCCTTCATTGACTCTGCTCCATTTATAAAAACACTTGAGTTAGATAATGGAGTTCAGCAGGATAGCCATGAATTTCTGACCttgcttttttctttgcttgaGCGTTGTCTAAGCCATTCCAAAGTTACCAAGGCAAGGACAATTGTTCAAGATCTATTCCGAGGAAGTGTATCACATGTGACAAC GTGCTCCAAATGTGGAAAAGATTCTGAAGCTTCTTCAAAGATGGAAGACTTTTATGAGGTTGAGTTGAATGTCAAGGGCCTGAAAACTCTAGATGAGAGTTTAAATGATTACTTGAGTGTGGAAGAGCTGCATGGTGATAACCAATATTTTTGTGAGTCATGTAACACAAGAGTTGATGCTTCTCGCAGCATCAAGCTACGTACACTGCCTGATGTGCTTAATTTTCAGCTTAAGCGCTATGATTTCCTTCAAAAG ACTAcgacaaagaagaaaatttcttctttgttcTCTTTTCCCGGAGAGCTAGATATGCGGGGGAGGCTGTCTGAACCTTCTCAAGTGGAATTAATATATGACTTATCGGCAGTACTTATTCACAAAGGAACTGCTGCAAACAGTGGCCATTACATAGCTCACATTAAGGATGAGAATACAGGGCTGTGGTGGGAGTTTGATGATGAGCATGTCTCAAACTTGGGTCATCATCCATTTGGAGAAGGCTCTTCAACTTCCAACACTAAATCTATTCGAACTGAGCCAGTTGTTTATTCATCTTGCATAGGAGTGGATGGCACTGCCAATGGAAATCATTTGGATCAAATTCAGCAGCAACACGCAGAATCAAGTATTGGGAGTCATGCAGAGATATTTTCATCTACTGATGCCTACATGATAATGTACAATCTTAGGTGTAATAAGAAGAATGACATGAGGGGATGTACGATGTATAGTGCCAACTGCATGGAACTAGAAGGGGATGTAGTTTTCTTGCATGATGGTATATCTCTTCCATCTCATCTTTTTCAGGAGATAAAAGACTTGAATTCATCATATGATGATGCATGTGAACAATACAAAttgaagaaggaaagagaacTAGAGCACATAACAGCGAGGAGACAGGAAGTGAGATCAGTGCTATCTGAAGCTCCTGTTCATTCAGTTGAAGAACCATTTTATTGGATTTCTACAGACTGGCTTCGCCAATGGGCTGATAACATTACTCCTCC TGTTTTAAATAATACATCTATCCAATGTTTTCATGGAAAAGTCCCAGTTTCCAAAGTTGGCTTTGTGAAGCGATTGTCAGCTAAAGCCTGGATGAAATTGTTCTCTAAG TACAATGGGGGCCCAGCACTTGCCAAAGCTGACTACTGCATGGAATGCCTTATTGATGTGGCACGCACAGTCGTCTGTGCTGACAGCTATAGGGACCGAAGAAAATTGATGAAAGAGATTGCAGACAATGTACTTTTGGGCAAGTGCGTGGATGGAACCTACTATGTGTCAAAGGCATG GTTGCAACAGtgggtgaaaagaaaaacccttgATGCACCTAGTGAAGCTGATGCTGGACCAACAATGTCTATTACATGTCCTCATGGGCACCTGATGCCGGAACAAGCTGCTGGTGCTAAGCGATTGCTGGTTCCTGAGAAGCTATGGCTCTTCTTTTATGAAGATGCAATCACAATAAAACCTGATGAACCTTCAGGTTGCTCAACTTTTCCTTTTGACTTTCAAGAGTGTCCTGAGTGCAGCAATGCACTTTCGGAAGTTGCTTGCTTGGAAGATTCTATAAG AGCAGTAAAGCTTAAACAGCGccaaaatcatgaaaaattggCCACGGGCAAGAGTATTCCACTGTCTTTAAACTGCAAGTATTACTTGGTGCCTTCTACTTGGCTTTCAAAATGGAGGAGCTACATCACTGCAAGCGGCAAAAATATTTCATCTATGGAACCTGAAATTCTTGATGGCATCATTAATTTGCTGAAATGTGAAAAG CATTTACGTCTTCTTGAAAGGCCGCCAAAAGTGGTCTACAAACGTGGTTCCTATTTCCAGAAGAGTTCTACT ACAGATAGGTTGACAATTATCACTGAGAATGACTGGAAATGCTTTTGTGAAGAATGGGGTGGTACCAAAGAGGACGGCATATCTGCTGTGATTGAGTTAAGTAGCACTGATAATTTGGCTGGATGCTGTGAGGACATGCCAATATCTGTGCAGCAACTTGATCTTCCAAATGAAGTAAATAATGAGGTTGAGTCAAGACAGGTGGTGATTAGGACCTGCCCGGAG GCATGTGAGGAGTGCATTGGAGAAAGAGAAAGCTGTGAGTTGATGCAAAAGCTTAACTATGCTGATGAAGAGATTTATGTTTATCTTGTACGTGGAAAAGAAGCCCCAAAATCGATCTTGCAAGCATCTGAGTACTCTGAGCCAGATCGACGAACCTCCAAGCGTTCTCGAAGGACAAACAATGGAAATTTactaaatttaaaagtttctGCATCTACATCAATATACCagttaaaaatgatgatatggGAATCACTCGGG GTTGTTAAGGAAAACCAAATACTTCACAAAGGATCCCGAATAATTGATCAGGAAATGGCAACTCTTGCAGACATGAATATATTTCCTGGAGATAGGCTTTGGGTGAAAGATTCAGAAATCCATGAAGATCGAGATATTGCTG ATGAGCTTTCTGACCAGaaaatgaatgttgataaTATTGAAGAAGGATTTCGGGGAACACTATTGACAGCAaatatttcatctcaagtTGTTTAG
- the LOC18587573 gene encoding ubiquitin carboxyl-terminal hydrolase 26 isoform X2 — MSRPTTRSKNKRHRQVENDDTTSEILRKIHATGQINDDDVFQLYMITKPVCQGCRVNTKDNPNCFCGLIPPPNGSRKTGLWQKMSDIVQAFGPDPFKDLRASAYSPAGLTNLGATCYANSILQCLYMNKSFRQGVFSVEPDILEQHPVLDQLARLFAQLHASKMAFIDSAPFIKTLELDNGVQQDSHEFLTLLFSLLERCLSHSKVTKARTIVQDLFRGSVSHVTTCSKCGKDSEASSKMEDFYEVELNVKGLKTLDESLNDYLSVEELHGDNQYFCESCNTRVDASRSIKLRTLPDVLNFQLKRYDFLQKTTTKKKISSLFSFPGELDMRGRLSEPSQVELIYDLSAVLIHKGTAANSGHYIAHIKDENTGLWWEFDDEHVSNLGHHPFGEGSSTSNTKSIRTEPVVYSSCIGVDGTANGNHLDQIQQQHAESSIGSHAEIFSSTDAYMIMYNLRCNKKNDMRGCTMYSANCMELEGDVVFLHDGISLPSHLFQEIKDLNSSYDDACEQYKLKKERELEHITARRQEVRSVLSEAPVHSVEEPFYWISTDWLRQWADNITPPVLNNTSIQCFHGKVPVSKVGFVKRLSAKAWMKLFSKYNGGPALAKADYCMECLIDVARTVVCADSYRDRRKLMKEIADNVLLGKCVDGTYYVSKAWLQQWVKRKTLDAPSEADAGPTMSITCPHGHLMPEQAAGAKRLLVPEKLWLFFYEDAITIKPDEPSGCSTFPFDFQECPECSNALSEVACLEDSIRAVKLKQRQNHEKLATGKSIPLSLNCKYYLVPSTWLSKWRSYITASGKNISSMEPEILDGIINLLKCEKHLRLLERPPKVVYKRGSYFQKSSTTDRLTIITENDWKCFCEEWGGTKEDGISAVIELSSTDNLAGCCEDMPISVQQLDLPNEVNNEVESRQVVIRTCPEACEECIGERESCELMQKLNYADEEIYVYLVRGKEAPKSILQASEYSEPDRRTSKRSRRTNNGNLLNLKVSASTSIYQLKMMIWESLGVGC; from the exons ATGAGCCGACCAACAACCCgtagtaaaaataaaaggcATAGACAAGTGGAGAATGATGATACCACTTCTGAAATATTAAG GAAAATTCATGCAACGGGTCAaataaatgatgatgatgtattTCAGCTGTACATGATCACAAAGCCAGTTTGTCAAGGATGTCGCGTGAATACTAAAGACAACCCTAATTGTTTTTGTGGGTTAATTCCACCTCCAAATGGAAGTCGGAAAACTGGCTTATGGCAGAAAATGTCAGATATTGTCCAAGCCTTTGGTCCAGATCCATTTAAAGATCTCCGTGCTTCTGCTTACTCACCTGCAGGTCTCACGAATCTGGGTGCAACATGTTATGCTAACAGCATTCTACAGTGCCTGTACATGAATAAATCATTTCGACAAGGTGTTTTCTCTGTTGAACCTGATATTTTGGAGCAACATCCTGTCTTGGATCAACTTGCCCGACTTTTTGCACAATTGCATGCTAGTAAAATGGCCTTCATTGACTCTGCTCCATTTATAAAAACACTTGAGTTAGATAATGGAGTTCAGCAGGATAGCCATGAATTTCTGACCttgcttttttctttgcttgaGCGTTGTCTAAGCCATTCCAAAGTTACCAAGGCAAGGACAATTGTTCAAGATCTATTCCGAGGAAGTGTATCACATGTGACAAC GTGCTCCAAATGTGGAAAAGATTCTGAAGCTTCTTCAAAGATGGAAGACTTTTATGAGGTTGAGTTGAATGTCAAGGGCCTGAAAACTCTAGATGAGAGTTTAAATGATTACTTGAGTGTGGAAGAGCTGCATGGTGATAACCAATATTTTTGTGAGTCATGTAACACAAGAGTTGATGCTTCTCGCAGCATCAAGCTACGTACACTGCCTGATGTGCTTAATTTTCAGCTTAAGCGCTATGATTTCCTTCAAAAG ACTAcgacaaagaagaaaatttcttctttgttcTCTTTTCCCGGAGAGCTAGATATGCGGGGGAGGCTGTCTGAACCTTCTCAAGTGGAATTAATATATGACTTATCGGCAGTACTTATTCACAAAGGAACTGCTGCAAACAGTGGCCATTACATAGCTCACATTAAGGATGAGAATACAGGGCTGTGGTGGGAGTTTGATGATGAGCATGTCTCAAACTTGGGTCATCATCCATTTGGAGAAGGCTCTTCAACTTCCAACACTAAATCTATTCGAACTGAGCCAGTTGTTTATTCATCTTGCATAGGAGTGGATGGCACTGCCAATGGAAATCATTTGGATCAAATTCAGCAGCAACACGCAGAATCAAGTATTGGGAGTCATGCAGAGATATTTTCATCTACTGATGCCTACATGATAATGTACAATCTTAGGTGTAATAAGAAGAATGACATGAGGGGATGTACGATGTATAGTGCCAACTGCATGGAACTAGAAGGGGATGTAGTTTTCTTGCATGATGGTATATCTCTTCCATCTCATCTTTTTCAGGAGATAAAAGACTTGAATTCATCATATGATGATGCATGTGAACAATACAAAttgaagaaggaaagagaacTAGAGCACATAACAGCGAGGAGACAGGAAGTGAGATCAGTGCTATCTGAAGCTCCTGTTCATTCAGTTGAAGAACCATTTTATTGGATTTCTACAGACTGGCTTCGCCAATGGGCTGATAACATTACTCCTCC TGTTTTAAATAATACATCTATCCAATGTTTTCATGGAAAAGTCCCAGTTTCCAAAGTTGGCTTTGTGAAGCGATTGTCAGCTAAAGCCTGGATGAAATTGTTCTCTAAG TACAATGGGGGCCCAGCACTTGCCAAAGCTGACTACTGCATGGAATGCCTTATTGATGTGGCACGCACAGTCGTCTGTGCTGACAGCTATAGGGACCGAAGAAAATTGATGAAAGAGATTGCAGACAATGTACTTTTGGGCAAGTGCGTGGATGGAACCTACTATGTGTCAAAGGCATG GTTGCAACAGtgggtgaaaagaaaaacccttgATGCACCTAGTGAAGCTGATGCTGGACCAACAATGTCTATTACATGTCCTCATGGGCACCTGATGCCGGAACAAGCTGCTGGTGCTAAGCGATTGCTGGTTCCTGAGAAGCTATGGCTCTTCTTTTATGAAGATGCAATCACAATAAAACCTGATGAACCTTCAGGTTGCTCAACTTTTCCTTTTGACTTTCAAGAGTGTCCTGAGTGCAGCAATGCACTTTCGGAAGTTGCTTGCTTGGAAGATTCTATAAG AGCAGTAAAGCTTAAACAGCGccaaaatcatgaaaaattggCCACGGGCAAGAGTATTCCACTGTCTTTAAACTGCAAGTATTACTTGGTGCCTTCTACTTGGCTTTCAAAATGGAGGAGCTACATCACTGCAAGCGGCAAAAATATTTCATCTATGGAACCTGAAATTCTTGATGGCATCATTAATTTGCTGAAATGTGAAAAG CATTTACGTCTTCTTGAAAGGCCGCCAAAAGTGGTCTACAAACGTGGTTCCTATTTCCAGAAGAGTTCTACT ACAGATAGGTTGACAATTATCACTGAGAATGACTGGAAATGCTTTTGTGAAGAATGGGGTGGTACCAAAGAGGACGGCATATCTGCTGTGATTGAGTTAAGTAGCACTGATAATTTGGCTGGATGCTGTGAGGACATGCCAATATCTGTGCAGCAACTTGATCTTCCAAATGAAGTAAATAATGAGGTTGAGTCAAGACAGGTGGTGATTAGGACCTGCCCGGAG GCATGTGAGGAGTGCATTGGAGAAAGAGAAAGCTGTGAGTTGATGCAAAAGCTTAACTATGCTGATGAAGAGATTTATGTTTATCTTGTACGTGGAAAAGAAGCCCCAAAATCGATCTTGCAAGCATCTGAGTACTCTGAGCCAGATCGACGAACCTCCAAGCGTTCTCGAAGGACAAACAATGGAAATTTactaaatttaaaagtttctGCATCTACATCAATATACCagttaaaaatgatgatatggGAATCACTCGGGGTAG GTTGTTAA